The Vitis vinifera cultivar Pinot Noir 40024 chromosome 7, ASM3070453v1 genomic interval catttttttatgtatatttttcaCCATAAATTCAACAATATAACAAGTATATGTGTTAGCATGGGTTTTATATgacatatttgatatttgataaatgAGTGGATTCATATCGTTCACAATTTACTTGATTGATCAAGGTAAATACCCTCCTACTCGAGATGGATTTCCTATTATcgaaaataaaagttaaaaaattaacaaagttGATGGATCAAGCCTTAATTAGAAAATACTAAACCCACCAAATTTGACCAAACCCAAACCACTATCATTCAAATGCATTGCTTTATTTGTTGGTCTCTAACTTAAATTAGTACAATGATGGATGATTAGTAAGTTAAATGAATGATTATATGAGAGGAGATTAAAATAATGGAAAGCAGAGCATAGGACAATCAAAACGTATATGCTTAGGGTTCATAAATTAAGGAATGTAGATGTTGCTTTGAAGGCAGGAAATAGACAAAAGTTAGCTTTGAGGGTGCTCTTCCTCTTCTTTAATGCCTCTCTTTGCCTATTTTCTATTCTCCTAACGGTGTCACCTAGTAAAAAAAGTCATTCATGTGCACACCTTCATCAAAAGCAAATTGCATCTTTGGCTTTGCTTTTACAACTTCCAAGCAAGGGTGTCTTTCATACATTTGTTGATTTCAAAATGAGTCATATTTTATGATTTACCCTTGATAATTATCTTTACCTTTTAATTACGTATGCATATGAAATAGatcttatttatgtatttattgtTCATTTTGGGATTAAGTCTAGAATGACTATAATACAAGTACGATATCTTGATCGCGTTTAATGAGATTACATGATATCATAGACATTTTTTCAGATCATTTCTAATACTATTTATACATTTATACTATTTAAAATcacttgattttaaaatatatatatatatatatatatatatataaatataacaattaattaatcatgtataaaaaaaaaaaggaatcatataaataaatatttgtacatcaggataaatattaaattataagaataagcaaaataagtgaaaagagacttttatgaatttatttgttaggttaattaaaaaaaaattattatttcaaacttcGTGAtgtaattttaggaaattttgaaagaatttattttcattaaaaaaaaaaaaaagacaattttgGATTAATGTTTTCAACTTAAAAACAACAAATCATTTGATTTGACTAGAAAGTCATCTTTACTCATTACTGTTAAGATAATTTATTgaacacaaatatatataaaaaaatgattttatttattccaaaaataatttttatctactCTTTGCAAAAGaaagaatgaatttttgtaattttatccACAAAggtatttcaatttaattattttttttatttaagaaaaatgatttatatgaattatttagaaaataatttttgttataaacttatctaaaataaaaataaaaatcaattaaattttgttcataagaaaattgatttttatagaaaataggACTCTCACAATTATTTacttacatattaaaaatcaagttAATTTGATTAGTAAAAAAGATTTAGAATGggaaaatgaattttacaaaattatttacaGTACTTCAATCCCTTttatatttaccaaaaaaactatttattatcttattttattaaaaaaaaaattcatctttgtTTCGTCGAGGAAAAgtttgaactaaaaaaattatgactttatttgaaacaaaaaataattttacctTAAGAAAagactttttatttaaaaaaaaaatcatttgacttttattattatttcaaacaaaaaaaaaaaactttgcaATCTTATGGACGGGGagttctaaaaatatatttatctaaGATATATCAAtgcaaatttatttgtttatttatttaaaaaaaaaagttatacaataaaaaaaaaaaaaaaagggttttaacgttatgaaaataatcattttttactaagaatatttcaattcaatctttttttttttaaaagaaaaaatgatttattattttatttggaagAAATGATcctttacaattttatttaagaaaaagaaaaaaaatttcggatattaaaattcattgtttttttattcattaaaaggttttaaatttattttaagtaaacattataaaagatattattctcatttaaaaaaagaaattcaagttcattaaaaagatgatttctcccttttattaaaaaaaatcaattttatttagaaggaagattttatatttttactaggGAAAAAAACAAtctatggttttttattttctaaaaagcTTTCAGATTTGCATCTTtttatgagaaattttttttaccatttcattaaaaataaccgcttggattctattaaaaaaattgttttttttatttattattttaaccaAAAGACTTTTTCAATtgcaaaagagaaaattttaatcttataaaaaatgattcaaaattattttgaaaaaataaaaatagaagaagaattATCTattaccaagaaaaaaaaaagttttcgatttgattaaaaatgggaattttatcatattttgattttatgataaaaaaaaatttaaataaatataattaaaatcaataaaaaacttatacattttcaaattatttatttaaaaaaatacaaaaaatacaaaaaaaaaaagatataactaaaattagccaaaaacttatatatttttaaattatttaatcttcacataaaaaaataaaatgaattaatccattttttagttttctttattttcttttcttctactattttctctcttttttttcttctttttttagcaTTTCCTGATGGAGTTAgttttcaagaaccaaatataCCCATAACATTTGCCCCAAATTCTCGGAGTCCAAACTGAGGTTGAAAACTAACTCCCAACTCTGTGAGgttgaatgaacatcaagtacAAATACCAACTTATAACAATGACAAATCAATCTTATAATGGTTTACAATATATTAATCATACAAGTAGGGATTCATCAACATGGAATTAAGTAACAGAGTCGGCACTTATTCTCAAAGGAAGGACTGAAAATCAGCCTGGATTGATAATGCAAATTTCAGCTGGCTGCTGTTGTAAACTGGTAAGAGGCATAAGAGAGAGTACCAAAGCTCCAGCTATGGTGGATGAGTTTGGCCTTTGCATCTTTGCCAGCAGCACCCATGGCTACATGCAAAGGATAGAAGTGGTCTGGCCATGGGTGAGCCTCTCTGGCGTGCGGTGCCTTCTCTTCGTAGCAATTCACGTCTTCATATCTTGAACACGAACatgtaaatataaatttcagaaaatgaaacaaaacgaATGACTGCCCTGCCTCAATACACAGGAGCAACTCCATTAACCCCATTCTATGTTGCTTAATTCTACTGCAGAGAATAGTATATGTATATAGTAATTGAATTGAATGATTACCTTCCATCAAGGAGAGCTTCTTTCAGCCAGGTATCGAACTCATATGCCCAAGGCACAACCGCCGCTTTGCTATCGCTATTGCGATTGATGGTCCTCAGATTGTGCGTAGCACTTCCAGAACCAAAGATGAGGACGCCTTCCTCCCTGAGTGGAGCCAATGCCTTCCCCATGTTGTAGTGATAACTTCCATCCCTGTTTGTCTGAACGGAGAGCTGGCACACTGGGATATCCGCTTCTGGGTACATAAGCATGAGGGGTACCCATGCCCCGTGATCAAGCCCCCGTTCTTTATCTTCATTCACACACTTGAAGTCGGATGCCATGAGCAATTCCTTCACCCTCTTTGCCAATTCTGGAGCCCCGGGAGCCGGATACTTGAACTGAAAATAAGAGGGAAATTGATTAAATACGACTAGACTCCTTACAGTTTTAACAAGCAACAGAATCTAAACATATTAAATTTCATTGTAGTTTCCTTTGGTTTTCCCATGACATTAATCTACTGTGTAGTTGTTCTTCTGCTTCTTGTTAACCAAACTTTTATAAACTTTAcgcggaaataattattttaaaaaataattttggatgcataaaacaaaataaatataagtactaaaataattatgatattcTTACCTTGATTCATGATATCAATATCACTTTTGAAGTGAGACTGAATTACCTTGTGAATTGTATTGTTAAAgtcttcaactcactactctcatatagtggatgggtCACTCGTGTGGtgtatattgttaaaaaatcaaacaacaaaAGGACaatgttgttaaaaaataaaacaataaaagaacataaaaatgagagtGTGGCTTGGAACCTTTAACTTATAAAAATTGTAAGTCTCTTAGTCATCCCATCAAATACTATATGGGAGTTATACTCGTTATTTACACctattatgtacaaattaatggaTAATGGTGGGTTATTAACTTGAATGCATCTCTATAATTACATATATtatacttttccattttcctccattactcaTAAATATAATGTACCAAAGAAATTTCATAACGGTGAGATTACAAAAGTTGTAACATCACTAACCCTCCATTTATAATTTGAGTCTTCCATACATAAACCTCTTAGATGCCTAAATTTACCTACCTATGAATTGATAgccttaaataatatttacacaatTGTAATTATATATGGTCACATTATAGGAACAAAGCTAACACTCCTCTCTGAGGCCTTTGGTCATATTCTTTTAATGTCAGGATCAGAATTCAAACAGCAAGAAGAAATAGACCAAGTTGATGCTTTGATTAGAAAACACCCAACATGGGAATTCATCTAAGATCTCTACAATGCTTTGATTAAATTTGACTTTCCTCACCTTTATCTAAGAAAAGAAGACAGAAATATGATACGAAAATTCTTATGTCCCTCACCTTTTCCCACGGCCCAAACATAAGGAAATAACTTTTgcttaacattttcttttactttctcCTTGGTGCTTTCCCaacaacaaaaaagaatttCCATGAAAACGCTCACGAGAATTACCCCAAAACAATGATTAAAAGAAGTTGGAATCAAAGACGCGGAACCTTAAAAAGAATAGAAAGAGTTGCCCCAACCGATTCATTGAGGAAAGGAAACGGGGGAGGGAGCAGACCTCGTACATGGGTTTGGGGAAGCCGTAGAAATCATAGATGGTGTCGTTTCGGGGGACGACGTTGACGGTGGGTTCGTGGGTCTCCCAGTGGCCAGAGATCACGAGAATGGAAGTGGGTGGCTGCCCCATAACCTTCTCCCTCCATGACTTGAGAAAGTGCCTGGCCGGCAGCGATTCGTCGATGGAGAGGGTGGGGGATCCGTGCGATATGTAGAAGGTGTCCATGAAGCGGATGTTGATGGGAAAATTGATTGAGAGATGAAGAAGCAAGGGGGGGTGCCCTTTGTTTAGGATGTCATATAGGAAGGAATATGATCATCTGCCCACCTCGTGGATGCAATAGGCCAACAACTGCCTTGCACGTGACGGGCAGGTATTAAAAAGTAAGATCAAAGTTTCCTGATTTCCTTGTCCCACACAAATCTTTCACACCCAAGTATTCAATATCCTCAAGAAAATTCGATATTTTAAATGATCAATTTGGTAATCGTCCTAAatatttggaataaaaaaactttaaaacatatttaaaaaactattttttattttttatttttaaaaacaaaaaaaaattatgatattttcaaattatattttttaattgttatcatttattttttaagaattattttaaaaaataattatataaacatgtaaatatgaaaattacttttaaaatattaaaaacattttacattttcaaataaagttttattttataaaatattagagtaATCGTGAAAAACTATtgtctaaaattattttaaaaactattatttatatttaaaatatattttaagttatatcccatttaattcattttttttatttcataaacaaGTATATgcagattatttttaaattttttcaatttaaaccaatagaattttatttttgtactcCCTGTTACATTAAAGAAAAGGAAGACATGAAATAAGATCAAAGACTTGAATAAAAACCCAATGACAAGAcccaaaattataattaaaaaaaaattaatagattaatCAACTATATTGACAGGTCGAGCAGTTGTTTTCGTATATTCGTGAAGAGAAATGATACTAACCTTCTTTCTTAGttttatcaagaaaaatataatcTTTCATAGATACACCAATATTTATGTAttgctttgaaaaaaaagaatacttcaatttttagtttaatggtataaattttaattatatacttcaaattatttatcataaaaataaaataaaatagtgttgCATTGAACTACTATAAAAAGacaccataaaaaaataaaataaaaatagtagaaatattaaataatgatGAGGTAGCAATTATttcataaagaaataaaatataaagcaCGATGCTTACCTACTAGATGCGACAAGATGGTATGTTCACACGTTTGGATCCCTAAGAAAACATGTaagtaatattattataattatcttCATCTATATTGGTCTATTTATAACAATGTTCATGACAATATTGAATAACTACTTCTATTTGACTTATTAGATAATCATCATTTATGgttaaaaaccaaaaatgttAAACTTAATAGTCGTTGAGAGATGTAATTCTTATAAAGTTGAAGAAGGTCATGAATTATCTCATGCAATATAGAGTTAGTGTATCAAGAGATAACCTTAAAAGGTAATTTTGGGTTACATTGACATAAGAATGGCAGTTTTGTGGGCTACTTAGGTAACCCACCCTACCCTACCCCCTATTAGAATGggtatgaaatataaaaattggatATGGGATGGATCcgagaatattttaaaaacccgAACTATGTTTGGAACGGGAATGGATTTTATCACAACCTACCTGCCTCACCccaaatattaatttatgaaattatccTTCAATTACTagtaaaaaactatatatatatatatatataatataaaaaaatataaataaataaataaataaaactcacTATTTATATACTTCTTTCTTCACATTTGCCTTAATTCCAATGAccctttctttttcctctaATGCACCACCTAAAACCCTATTTCAAGGATCAATGCCACTTCTTCTTCCTCCGAAAGACTAAGAAATTAATTCCATATTGCTCTTGTTTTAGCCTCAAATTAATTCCATGTTGCTCTTGTTTTAGCCTCAATGTCCTAAACTCCTCTGTCGCCGCATCAAACTAGTCATAGGCCACATTGTTCCTATCCACCACTCAATCACACCCATCATTGGCATCTTCGAGCTTCCCCGTTCTCTCTGTCCTAAATACGCGCAACACAATCATCTAGAACATCAACTTGAAGCATTTGTTTGAGAGCACAACTCAAGAAAAACATGAAAGCCATTGAAGTAGTAGATTTGATGAAGTCTTGATTCAAATATTGACCTTGAGAGGGATCTAAATTCATGGTTGATGTTGACCCGTGTTCTCTTTGATTCATTGCTCATTCTATTCTATTGTGAATtgttcaaatgatttttttcatatttggcaGATTATTAGAATATCATTATTTTGCAATGAATTGGATTAATCATACCTAACCAAATTTGACAAAATCCACATTCAAGACAAGGTGGGAATGGGGTTATTAATCCTTTCATCAATGGGAATGGGAACAAATCAACATATCCCGACACAAGTTTGGGATGGGGATGGGAGATAACAACATAATTGGGATGGGAGTAGGATAGGAGTGCCCCACCATCCCAAGCCTAGCTTGTTGTCATCCCTACATTATCCCAGTGTTCCAAGAGATAATTCATGGTCCTTTTTAGCTTCATATTATGATGGGAAATTAAAATTCTATAAGAATCACAACTCCCAAAGCTCCGGTagccaaataaaaaacaaataaacaaaaactatAGTTTTATCTTATGGATCACTATTATGTAACAAGTCAAATGAAATCGACATTCAACAATATCATTAGAACTTCTATAATagacaataaaaacaaaaacatttacaataatattattaaagacaatatatccTTCCGTTATTTGACCTCATTAATTACTTTAATGAATATTCCTTTTGAAATagataattaataatgatatttaatATGTTCTTAACATGtacttttgaaagaaaaaaaaaaccctaaatataAGTACATAAACATAATGTGTAGTCTgccaaaaatacataaaattaattcatatgAATATGAGTAGTGGTAGTAGAGGAATTTGCACTAATTATagttaaaatcatgaaaaataataataaatttaatacttttttttgtttaagtaACCtttaaagttattatttttcattatatattaattttaatgataAGATATAAATGTTCTACCTAGTCAAGAATTGTTTGATCCAGAAGCAAATAGagaatcccaaaaaaaatttaaaaacaataataataaaataataaaataaaatcaaagtgttaAACTGTTACCACACTTCAAAGCTTTCAATTTCTAAACTCTCCTATAAAGTGCTAAAAAGGTAGTATGGcttctaatttaatatacaaaaaaaaaaattaccagaAACCTTATTCACTCATAATCAGCTATAACTTCAAACAACCTTCTAAAACAATATCAGGATTAAAAATGCCCAAAACAAAACATACATAGGTGTCCTACAAATGAGATTATCAGCCAAATGGCACATACAAATCCAACAGCAGCACATTGGAAGACACAGTGAATGTTAAATATTCAGACAGAAAAAGTCATTTTGATAACAGCGAACCAGGCTTGGTTTCCTAATAGgcatatgttaaaaaaatttcagttGTCCAATTTACATCAATGAACAGGTAAGTGCATTTTTGTAATCTAATCATTGGCAGAGAACAGAATGGCATATATTGCTTGCCCACTTAAATTAATTAGGCAACCCTATGTCCGGAGCTATGGCAGGTTGTTTTTACGTCCTCTTGTGAAGTATATATGCATTAAAAGCACAGAATTATatagatgaaaaatacaatcattcAACAATTACCTTCCATCAAAAAGTGCTTCTTTCAGCAAGGTATAGAATTCATATGCCCAAGAAACAGATTCACTTCTGAGACCATGGACACTCAGATTATGAGTAGCACTTCCAGAATCAATGACTAGGACACCTTCCTCCCTGGGAGGGGCCCATGCCTCCCATGTTGTAGTGACAACTTCCATCCCTCTTTGTCTGAATGGAGAACTGGCACACCAAGATATCCGCTTCTGGATACATAAGCATGAAGGGGATCCATGTGCCATGACCTAGCCCATGCTTTTTATCATCATTCACACACTTGAAGCTGGATGCCATGAGCAATTCCTTAACCTGGAGCTCCAGGAGCTTTGGATACTTGAGCtgaaaataggaaagaaaggGATTAATATGACTAATTCCACCTTACCATCATCCTTCACCCTATGGAATATCACAATTCTCACCCACCATCACTTTTAACAAGCAGGAGAAagcatattaaaataataaaagaagtcTCCACAATCTTCCAGCAATAGAATTAACAACTGGATCAATTCGACGACTGAGTTCTCTGAATTGGGTGGTAAGTAGTGGCAGGGTATCCAGTGTTCAGAGAGAGAGATAGTGGTTAATCATGTCATCAAAGAGAGAGAAGAATAACTTTTGTCAAGTTCCAGCAATACCACATTCTTGGCTTGCCGCCAATCATTATTGTCAAGAAGAGAGACAGAAGAATAACACTTTTCTAATACTTTACTAATAATTCATCCATTCCAGGGTACCAAAGCTAggttactattttattttgataattaatcTCTCCTATTTCATGGTATTAAGGAAAATTAGGATTGCATTAGGATTGACCAGCAATTTTTTTAGGCTCATGGACAACAAGCATGCTTCAAAAATTATCGTTGAACATCTAGCCAACAAAATGATAGCACAACTTCAGTCCCATGGACGCATCTCTACAAACAAGAAAAAGCTCATATCACATAGAAACAAGAAATGAACCATCTGGATGGAAACACCATAACATAAAAAGTATATCATGGGTTTCACTATCTCAGAAAAAGCTATTCTAAGTTTTAACACTTAGCAATGTCCTAAGAATTCcatgaaaattaaaagatgttGGATCAATAATGCTAAAACATTAAGAATAGAATGAGTTCTCCAAACTGATTCacacaatttttcaaaaaataaaggaaaaaaaaaattgataggcaaaaagaacagaaagaatagaacaaaaaaaacaattggCACAAACCTTATACATGGGTTCGAGTATGCCATAGAAATCATGGATGGTTTCATTTTGGTGGACGGCATTGACTGGGTTTGTGGGTCTTCCAGTGCACAGAAATCACGCAAATAGAAGAGGGTCTCTGGCTCAGTATCTTCTCCTTTCATAACTAGAGGAAGTGACTTAATCGCTGTGAATCGTCATTGATCGGCAGTGTCAGCAATCCGTGTGATATGTAGAAAGTATCCAATTCTAGCATATCTCACAATtcttccttaatattttttcccaTGGTAAGATGtcatagaaattaaaataattgagaGATGAATGGGTTTTAACAACAGAGGCATGTAGCAGAATTCAATTTTAAGTTTCTAACCAGTGGTGGAGCTAAGAAGGCCCCCCACcccggaaaaaaaaaatgaaataactgAGATGAATGGACTGTAATAGCAGAATTCAATTCCAACCAATGGCACATCATTTAGAACTGGAGCATGTCAATGAACTGATAGACAAAAGCATTAATTTAAGTAGGTAATATAAGACCAGAAGAGGAAATGCATGTGAATGAAACATTAAATAAAGGTGTTAACATAAATTTGCAGTATAAGACCAGAAGAGGCACATGTCTTATCTCTCATACTAGGGGCTCAATCATAAGCCTCAATGCTATAATGTCTGGCTGAAGATTTAGAAAATCTAAACCATCCGCATGACATCAATTCTCAAATGGGTATTAGTAACAAAAGATATTATGGTAGTCATTTGGGCAATGAATTGGACATCAAATTGCAATATAAATAACAAGAAAATCCATTTCATGTCTTCGGATTGGTGATCAGTAGCCTGATTCTGTTTTTGATATTTAACTTTATGATATGCTACCAGAGGGAGTTACCTGCTTTAAAACACAAGGAATGCCATGAGGTGTTTTCCAGATTACTTTACTTCAAGATAGACGTTTGGAAGTAAGAAATGAACATTTTATGAATGGATTTAAAACTTCTTTGGATCCTGTAACCATGGAACATAGTACCTCAACAAACTTCAATAATATTCCCAGATAGATTATCCAACTTCTAAGGTAACGGGATAATGGGTGTACAGAATAGTAAAGATGTGGAAAAGGTAAAATTTCAACCAAAATCACATAACAAGGCAATGTTTAATCCAGAAAGCATAAAAAAACTGCATATCTTTGATGAAATGCCAGCAGATTGCAGCATTGTAGAAACACAAGCAAAGTATGATAGAAATGGAATGAATGCCTTGTTTGAGTCTGTGGTGCATTTCATGTTCTCTTCAACTTCTTCCTTGAAAGAGTTCCCTTTGCAGTTGGGTGTGATCGAGCAGCAGCAGTAGCAGCATAAGTCCTCAGCTTCTTGAGGATCATCCTCTCACTCACACGCAACATCAGAGAATGGTATAACTTCTGATCACTTATGCAACAACTCCTCAATGCATCAATATCATCTACAGAATTTGAACCATATAAGCTCTCCCGAGCATC includes:
- the LOC100244355 gene encoding extradiol ring-cleavage dioxygenase, which codes for MDTFYISHGSPTLSIDESLPARHFLKSWREKVMGQPPTSILVISGHWETHEPTVNVVPRNDTIYDFYGFPKPMYEFKYPAPGAPELAKRVKELLMASDFKCVNEDKERGLDHGAWVPLMLMYPEADIPVCQLSVQTNRDGSYHYNMGKALAPLREEGVLIFGSGSATHNLRTINRNSDSKAAVVPWAYEFDTWLKEALLDGRYEDVNCYEEKAPHAREAHPWPDHFYPLHVAMGAAGKDAKAKLIHHSWSFGTLSYASYQFTTAAS